TAAGTCAGTAGATGAGCTAGTGCTTCGctagtagtaggcctataccaACGACATTATCGCATTCGTCCTCatcctgaagaaaaaaaactatttaaaaacacGGACAACTCAAGGTAGGGATTTCCatattttatttgccattttgtgtttgtttgtctgtttgattTTCGTTTGAGTAACTTGTCGACACTTAAGTTGTCTTATTATTCCTTGTTTGTTGTTATTCAAACCCGGATAGAAAAAGGCACGCTCAATTCACGATGCTGCTATATAGTACGTGCTGTGCCACCAATGTGTCTGCCCTAGTTCCCCCTATTAGAGGATGTTTGATCTTGAGCGTgaaaccaggctttctgcttcttctcacccatacaaTCTTGATTTCCTGACAGGTATAAcaaggagccattccaacagctttattacatgtactgcatctctttgaaattccttgcctggtgcatgttttcctccatcctacaatctagactgtatTCAGAGGAATAGCagttcctaccttcagctcccctcaGTTATTACCATCTTAAATATCTTCTTCACGTTGCCCCttataccaagagtggcttttgtACGAACTTGCATTTAGAAAATTTTAATAGTgagcaaaatgttcacaaaaatTATGATTTTAGAATGTTGTCTGTATAAGACTGTAAAAATGTTGTTGAGTCAAGtttgacttcacaaaatggccgaccgtgtaagttagTAGAGTAAAAGtcaaaccgtgcaatttcaaggcatatttgtgtggatatttgtgttctacttttaaaacatgttcCTGATCAAATGCGTTTCAAAGCCAACGGttccaaacacttttcatagaccaactcgccgaTCCAATGTAATGTGTCCCTTAACCAATGGCCAATTcacccaaaacacacacactttgATTGAGACAGTGTCGGACGTGCCAGAGTCGTGTTTTCTTTTGCAACAATAATCACTTATTATTGATATCATTCATCAGACTGACCGCTTTCATGTTTTCTATTGATCCTCAAACAGACCTCATTACAAACGGACACGATATCGTCAACTCGACCTGCCGATCATGTCGTCATCAcctcatgacgtcatcaacgcATGCACTTTGTTTTGGGGTAAAGTaaacagagtttgaatttgatcGAGTGCCACTTTAAGTCAACATGAAATGAAAATATCGTCTGGACAGACTTTACGATAGCTCGAGGGCTCCGTTCATAATCAAGTTGCCAAACACAGCCTTGAGGACAGACCAACTTTCCAAGGAATAATTTGCACGCCACTCATCCCAAACGTTTACATATTATCTTGAAGTTGGTCTCTTTTGAAGCGATAGAGGGCCACCGGGCATAGGTATGTCGTGGTACGGTGAATATGGCACAGTGCCTAGCCAGAAAAGCCAATCACCAGAAAAAGCTGATCAACCAAAGACGAACAAGAGTCAATCGAAAAAGCACCACCCGCAGGGTCTTGGTAAATCCTATGGAGAACGCAGTAGTCAACTAGCAAACGGGGATAACCATGCAGCTCTTGCAACAAACGGGGAAAAGACTAGTGCCACGGACAACCATGTCGCCATTCCAACGAATGGGATAAAGACTAGTGTCAAGGACCACCATGTGGTCCTTGCAACGACAGGGAAAAAGACTAGTACCACGGAGAGAGGCAGTGAGGGCAGTATTCGTCTGCCGAGCCTCGGCACCGTGCTATCTAAAGGAATGAACCCACCACTCGCTCCTCCATCGACACCCGAGAAAAATCACCAGCAGACGGCACAGGACGAGTCTAAGACGGAGCTCAAGAATCCACGCCTTAAACTTCCTCAAATTAAGATCACTCAAGACACTACGGACTACTTAAAACCACCACAGGGTATTTCAAACAGTGACTCAACCCCAACTCTGAAGACATCTACCGTCCATCTTCCATCTTTATCCTCTTCAAAACCCAAACCGAAGACTGCGAACAAACACTGGCGTAAGAGAGTGACCTTGTCTTGGTCGGAGGGTGGGGCGAGTAGGGTGGTGATTGAAGAGGACAAGAAGAGGGTTGGGAACAGGGAGTCGTCTCGAGACAAGCGTCAGTTGACGAGGGAACATTTGCGCCGGTTTATGATGAATGAAAGACGAGAACTACGTAAAAAATAAAGTTGTATTACCAGTAGGTTTTATTTGTAACTGATGTTCAAAAAGAGGGTTAAATATTGACAATTTTAATATCGTTAAGGGATgtgggtactttttaaaaatgtccatagatttacattaaacttacaaggtttgaaaataatgatagtggaaagcttcccttcaaatattacttactgaggtgctgtagttgttgagaaatgagtataaaacaatgtcatgaaaatacgttagTAAATgcttgaaataattttcgtctcatgagacgaacattattttcatgacattgctttactcatttcccaaatactacagcacctcagcacgtaatattttcagggaagctttctactatcattatcttcaaactgtgtaagtttagtgtatatctgtggacatagt
The sequence above is a segment of the Asterias amurensis chromosome 12, ASM3211899v1 genome. Coding sequences within it:
- the LOC139945098 gene encoding uncharacterized protein, whose product is MSWYGEYGTVPSQKSQSPEKADQPKTNKSQSKKHHPQGLGKSYGERSSQLANGDNHAALATNGEKTSATDNHVAIPTNGIKTSVKDHHVVLATTGKKTSTTERGSEGSIRLPSLGTVLSKGMNPPLAPPSTPEKNHQQTAQDESKTELKNPRLKLPQIKITQDTTDYLKPPQGISNSDSTPTLKTSTVHLPSLSSSKPKPKTANKHWRKRVTLSWSEGGASRVVIEEDKKRVGNRESSRDKRQLTREHLRRFMMNERRELRKK